A genome region from Triticum aestivum cultivar Chinese Spring chromosome 2B, IWGSC CS RefSeq v2.1, whole genome shotgun sequence includes the following:
- the LOC123046506 gene encoding galacturonokinase, with translation MVAPAGGGSPSRWPSEEELNIVRKNVAEISGGDAREVRVVACPYRICPLGAHIDHQGGIVTAMTINYGVLLGFVPSDDAEVVLQSGQFKGVTRFRVDDLQKPIENRGNITWESYARGAVYALQNSGYDLRKGIIGYISGVNGFDSSGLSSSAAVGIAYLLALENVNDLVLSPVDNIQLDKSIENKYLGLENGILDPSAILLSQYGYLTFMDCKTASPSYVYFSEPSKSQQPQGRLPFKILLAFSGLQHNLPKSRGYNMRVFECKEAARALLCASGCEDAPILRKVDPGVYEAQKCILDENLARRAEHYFSEMKRVVKGRDAWARGDLQEFGQLISASGGSSIVNYECGSKEMIQLYEILLKAPGVLGARFSGAGFRGCCLAIVESGRAEEAAAYVGAEYERAQPELVSKIPADRRVLVCEPGDSARVILHA, from the exons ATGGTGGCGCCCGCGGGAGGAGGCTCGCCGTCGCGGTGGCCGTCGGAGGAGGAG CTTAACATTGTGCGGAAGAATGTGGCTGAGATTAGCGGAGGAGATGCGAGAGAGGTTAGGGTGGTTGCTTGCCCCTACAGGATTTGTCCTTTGGGGGCCCACATTGATCATCAG GGCGGAATAGTGACTGCTATGACAATCAATTATGGAGTACTTCTTGGCTTTGTGCCCTCTGATGATGCTGAG GTTGTACTCCAGTCTGGTCAATTTAAAGGCGTTACTCGATTCAG AGTTGATGACTTGCAAAAGCCTATTGAGAACCGAGGAAACATAACTTGGGAAAGCTATGCAAGAGGTGCAGTTTATGCCCTGCAAAATAGTGGATATGATCTCAGAAAG GGTATAATAGGTTATATTTCTGGAGTGAATGGATTTGACAGTTCAGGGCTTAGTTCGTCTGCAGCT GTTGGCATCGCCTATTTGCTGGCTTTAGAAAATGTAAATGATCTGGTCTTATCACCAGTTGATAACATTCAGTTGGACAA GTCCATTGAAAATAAATATTTGGGTCTTGAAAATGGCATTCTAGATCCATCAGCCATTTTATTATCTCAATATGGCTACCTCACCTTCATGGATTGCAAG ACTGCCTCACCTTCCTATGTCTACTTCTCGGAACCAAGTAAAAGCCAGCAACCTCAAGGTCGGCTGCCATTCAAGATTTTGTTGGCATTTTCAGGTTTGCAACATAACCTACCCAAGTCGCGTGGGTATAATATGCGAGTCTTCGAGTGCAAAGAGGCTGCACGTGCTCTTTTATG TGCGTCAGGCTGTGAAGATGCACCAATACTTCGTAAAG TTGATCCAGGTGTATATGAGGCCCAAAAG TGTATATTAGATGAAAATCTTGCCAGGAGAGCTGAGCACTATTTCTCTGAAATGAAGCGAGTTGTTAAGG GAAGAGACGCATGGGCTCGTGGGGACCTACAAGAATTCGGACAGCTGATCTCTGCATCTGGCGGCAGCTCCATAGTCAACTATGAATGCG GGAGCAAAGAGATGATACAGCTGTACGAGATCCTCCTGAAGGCGCCGGGGGTCCTCGGTGCGCGGTTCAGCGGCGCCGGCTTCAGAGGCTGCTGCCTCGCCATCGTCGAAAGCGGCCGTGCGGAGGAGGCGGCTGCATACGTTGGCGCCGAGTACGAGAGGGCCCAGCCAGAGCTGGTGagcaagatccccgcggatcgtcgCGTGCTGGTCTGCGAGCCTGGGGACTCCGCGCGCGTCATATTGCACGCATGA